The following nucleotide sequence is from Pseudomonas putida S13.1.2.
CGGCGGCCAGGTTGCCACGGGTCTCGCCGCTGGCCGGAATACGCGCCAGGCAGTAGTCCACCGGCTCGCCATCGATCATCAGGATGCGTTTGTCACCGTCCTTGATCGCCGGCAGGTAGGCCTGGGCCATGATCTGCTGGCTGCCCAGCACGGTCAGGGTTTCCAGGATGACCGACAGGTTGGGGTCGCCAGCCCGGTGACGGAAAATCGACGTACCGCCCATGCCATCCAGCGGCTTGAGGATCACGTCAACATGCTTGGCCGCGAATTCGCGAATGATGTCCGGGCGGCGGCTGACCAGGGTTGGGGTGGTGCACTGCGGGAACAACGTGGCGAACATCTTTTCGTTGCAGTCGCGCAGGCTCTGCGGGCGGTTGACCACCAGCACGCCATCTTGCTCGGCCTGCTCCAGCAGGTAGGTGCTGTAGACGAACTCCATGTCGAAGGGCGGGTCCTTGCGCATCAGGATCACGTCCAGTTCGGCCAGCGGGCTGTCCTGCTCCTCGCCCAGCTCGAACCAGTGCGCCGGGTCGGCAAACACCTTCAGCGGGCGCATGCGGGCGCGGGCCTTGCTTTCGCCCTGGTACAGGTCTTGCTGTTCCATGTAGAACAGGCTCCAGCCGCGGGCCTGCGCGGCCAGCAGCATGGCCAGCGAACTGTCCTTCTTGTAGGAGATGGACGCGATGGGGTCCATGACAATGCCGAGGCGAACGCTCATGGGGTGGTTCCTCTTGGCGGCAGGTGGCCGCGATGGATCGAAAGAAAAGTGGCTCAGGGTGGCGCCGCGAACGCCGCCGGTCAAGGGGCGGCGCAGATGGAATGGCCACCCGGAGTATGCTAAAAGTGCAGCTAATTTCCATTGGTAGGCGTCTATGGAACAACCCCTGAAGGTGATGGTGATCGACGATTCGCGCACGATCCGCCGCACCGCCCAGATGTTGCTCGGTGAAGCGGGCTGCGAGGTGATCACCGCCAGTGATGGCTTCGATGCCCTGGCCAAGATCGTCGACCACCAGCCCAGCATCATCTTTGTCGATGTGCTGATGCCGCGCCTGGACGGCTACCAGACCTGCGCCGTGATCAAGCACAACAGTGCTTTCAAGGACACCCCGGTGATCCTGCTGTCGTCGCGCGACGGGCTGTTCGACAAGGCCCGCGGCCGGGTGGTCGGCTCTGATCAGTTCCTGACCA
It contains:
- the gshB gene encoding glutathione synthase produces the protein MSVRLGIVMDPIASISYKKDSSLAMLLAAQARGWSLFYMEQQDLYQGESKARARMRPLKVFADPAHWFELGEEQDSPLAELDVILMRKDPPFDMEFVYSTYLLEQAEQDGVLVVNRPQSLRDCNEKMFATLFPQCTTPTLVSRRPDIIREFAAKHVDVILKPLDGMGGTSIFRHRAGDPNLSVILETLTVLGSQQIMAQAYLPAIKDGDKRILMIDGEPVDYCLARIPASGETRGNLAAGGRGEARPLTERDRWIAAQVGPTLREKGLLFVGLDVIGDYLTEINVTSPTCIREIDAAYNTDIGGKLMDAIDRKLKAR
- a CDS encoding response regulator; this encodes MEQPLKVMVIDDSRTIRRTAQMLLGEAGCEVITASDGFDALAKIVDHQPSIIFVDVLMPRLDGYQTCAVIKHNSAFKDTPVILLSSRDGLFDKARGRVVGSDQFLTKPFSKEELLDAIRAHVPGFTAPPQHAP